The Myxococcota bacterium genome segment GACGGCGATGCCGCGCAGCGCGAAGCGCACGCTGCGCAGCCGGCCGGTGAAGGTCAGTGACTCCGCTCTCTCTTGCAAGGCGACTCCTCTCGGGTCAGCCCTGCGCGGCCGCCCACTTCGGCTCGTAACCCGGGACCCAGCGCCCGAACTTCGGCAGTGAGTCCGCGATCTCCCACCACGGCGCCTTCGAGCCCACGAACTGGTGCAGCGCGGGGCGCACGCCCGGGTCGTCGTCGAGCATGCCGGCGGGAACGATCACCAGCGTGCCCGCGAACAGCGCGAGCGGCGCCTTCGAGCCGCATACGC includes the following:
- a CDS encoding GFA family protein, giving the protein MVRGSCLCGGIRIEAERVSLLRHCHCSTCRKETGSAFGTVAVVRPSDFRFVAGEDLVQHYRYPPDGTRAFCRVCGSKAPLALFAGTLVIVPAGMLDDDPGVRPALHQFVGSKAPWWEIADSLPKFGRWVPGYEPKWAAAQG